The Dyella caseinilytica genome has a window encoding:
- a CDS encoding D-alanyl-D-alanine carboxypeptidase family protein — translation MNIVKSIQPRRLLGRFLGLFAAMLVIGFGGYSGVAHAGYAAIVIDPATGEVLSNVNADEQNYPASLTKMMTLYLTFQALQNGKLKVDQDLSVSTWAASRAPTKLGLRAGQTVSVNDCILGMVTKSANDAATVVAEGLGGTESHFADMMNAQAALLGMSSSHFANANGLPDPNNLSTARDMAKLAMALYHDFPQYSHYFATKEFVFRGQLIRGHNNLMDRYPGMDGLKTGFTDASGFNLASTAVRDGHRLFAVVLGGRSASARDNLMARLLDDGFDHRPTPDALVAQAGVGGRARRVLAALSPIETADAEDAPVTHRRAHAAAPTCKPHRGKTCPPQVVKSTKSKQGATRLAHRNHKGKKPVMLAASADKHD, via the coding sequence GTGAACATCGTCAAGTCCATACAGCCACGGCGCTTGCTGGGACGGTTCCTGGGCCTTTTTGCGGCGATGCTTGTCATTGGCTTCGGCGGTTACAGTGGTGTGGCCCATGCTGGCTACGCCGCGATCGTTATCGATCCCGCTACCGGCGAAGTGCTGAGCAACGTCAACGCCGATGAGCAGAACTACCCGGCGTCGCTCACCAAGATGATGACCCTCTATCTGACCTTCCAGGCGCTGCAGAACGGCAAGCTGAAGGTCGATCAGGATCTGTCCGTGTCCACCTGGGCCGCCTCGCGTGCCCCGACCAAGCTCGGCCTGCGTGCAGGCCAGACTGTGTCGGTCAACGACTGCATCCTTGGCATGGTCACCAAGTCCGCCAATGATGCTGCCACCGTAGTGGCAGAAGGCCTAGGCGGCACGGAAAGCCATTTCGCCGACATGATGAATGCCCAGGCAGCCTTGCTCGGCATGTCATCCAGCCATTTCGCCAATGCCAATGGCCTGCCGGATCCCAACAACCTGAGCACGGCGCGCGACATGGCCAAGCTGGCGATGGCGCTTTATCACGACTTTCCGCAGTATTCGCATTACTTCGCGACCAAGGAATTCGTGTTCCGCGGCCAGCTGATCCGCGGCCATAACAACCTGATGGACCGCTACCCGGGCATGGACGGTCTGAAAACCGGCTTTACCGATGCCTCGGGTTTCAATCTCGCTTCTACTGCAGTCCGGGACGGGCATCGCCTGTTTGCCGTGGTGCTGGGCGGTCGTTCTGCCTCGGCCCGCGACAACCTGATGGCCCGCCTGCTGGATGACGGTTTCGATCACCGTCCCACGCCAGACGCGCTGGTGGCTCAAGCCGGCGTTGGCGGTCGCGCCCGCCGCGTCCTGGCGGCGCTGTCGCCGATCGAAACGGCCGACGCCGAGGACGCGCCGGTGACCCATCGTCGGGCTCACGCCGCGGCGCCAACCTGCAAGCCGCATCGTGGCAAGACCTGCCCACCGCAAGTGGTCAAGTCGACCAAGAGCAAGCAAGGGGCCACCCGCCTGGCGCACCGCAATCACAAGGGCAAGAAGCCAGTGATGCTGGCGGCTTCAGCCGACAAGCACGACTAA
- a CDS encoding helix-turn-helix domain-containing protein, producing the protein MGLGTQGAELAPSIHIRDPHIEHIGWMMQSEDRDGYPGGRLFTDSLASALAARLLALQSRKAASASKTKRALPMWRLQRVIEYIEAHLDQDLSLAELAAVAGYSLSHFKALFKQAAGMPVHRFVLERRIERARIRLVEGGMSLTEIALEAGFAHPSHMARCMRRMWGLSPSQIAHSS; encoded by the coding sequence ATGGGCCTGGGCACGCAGGGGGCCGAACTTGCGCCTTCGATTCATATCCGTGACCCGCACATCGAGCACATCGGCTGGATGATGCAGAGCGAAGATCGTGATGGGTATCCGGGCGGCCGACTATTCACGGACAGCCTCGCCTCTGCGCTTGCCGCGCGCCTTCTCGCTCTTCAATCACGTAAAGCAGCCTCAGCTTCCAAGACCAAGCGTGCGCTGCCGATGTGGCGACTGCAGCGAGTCATCGAATACATCGAGGCGCATCTCGATCAGGACCTCTCGCTTGCCGAACTCGCGGCGGTGGCGGGATACAGCTTGTCGCACTTCAAGGCGCTGTTTAAGCAAGCCGCCGGCATGCCGGTTCATCGTTTTGTCCTGGAGCGACGCATAGAGCGTGCACGCATACGGCTGGTCGAAGGGGGAATGAGCCTGACGGAAATCGCGCTGGAGGCAGGCTTCGCGCACCCCAGTCATATGGCCCGCTGCATGCGTCGCATGTGGGGACTCAGTCCCTCGCAAATTGCACATTCCTCTTGA
- a CDS encoding alpha/beta fold hydrolase — protein sequence MALAAGVVSTHMSRVHAHRYVLGADASGPLDAAAFRAMRRFAELPFGRIAYVERGSGDAALFLHGAPLNGFQWRSAIDRLSPYRRCIAPDFMGLGYSQIPEHQSLAASSQVAMLVALFDSLAISKADIVASDSGGAVAQLFAVRYPERVRTLLLTNCDVEPDSPPSGAKPVIEMARAGKLADATAKWLTDKALARATFGAAVYHDSAHFSDESIEYYVTPLVGSPLRKRQYEAFHLALEPNPLAGIEAALRRCTAPVRIVWGASDTVFAQADADYLDRTFPRSQGIRRVPEGKLFFQEEFPDVIAEEARRLWHVA from the coding sequence ATGGCACTCGCAGCCGGTGTCGTCAGCACACATATGTCTCGCGTGCATGCGCATCGTTATGTTTTGGGAGCCGATGCGTCAGGACCCTTGGATGCGGCTGCGTTTCGCGCGATGCGGCGTTTTGCCGAACTTCCGTTTGGCAGGATCGCTTACGTTGAGCGGGGCTCGGGCGATGCGGCGTTATTTCTACATGGTGCGCCACTCAACGGCTTTCAATGGCGCAGCGCCATCGATCGGCTGTCGCCTTATCGGCGATGTATCGCCCCGGATTTCATGGGGCTGGGTTATTCGCAGATCCCCGAGCACCAGTCGCTGGCGGCCAGTTCCCAGGTTGCCATGCTTGTAGCACTGTTCGATTCGCTGGCGATTTCCAAGGCTGATATCGTGGCCAGTGATAGCGGTGGCGCGGTGGCGCAGCTGTTCGCGGTCCGTTATCCCGAACGCGTTCGAACCTTGCTTCTGACCAACTGCGACGTCGAACCCGACAGCCCGCCATCCGGTGCCAAGCCGGTTATCGAGATGGCGCGCGCTGGCAAGCTTGCGGACGCAACGGCCAAATGGCTTACGGATAAAGCGCTGGCGCGAGCGACATTCGGTGCGGCCGTCTATCACGATTCCGCCCATTTCTCCGATGAGAGCATCGAGTACTACGTCACGCCACTCGTCGGCTCGCCATTGCGCAAGCGGCAGTACGAAGCGTTCCACCTTGCACTGGAACCCAATCCGCTCGCCGGTATCGAGGCAGCACTCAGACGCTGCACGGCTCCGGTTCGAATCGTGTGGGGGGCCAGCGACACGGTCTTCGCTCAGGCTGACGCCGATTATCTCGACCGTACGTTCCCACGGTCACAAGGCATCCGCCGCGTGCCGGAAGGGAAACTGTTCTTTCAGGAGGAATTCCCTGATGTCATCGCGGAAGAAGCTCGGCGACTCTGGCATGTTGCGTAA
- a CDS encoding VOC family protein: protein MLRNTAVRSLILWSALIWISGLGQTAGATQLSAETSSIDHILLWGRDIDQVTAVIAVKLGFQVRPGRDPGGVANRYVRMSDGSYLELEGITSSHPDMDPGMRADQAVLRGGSGSRTFGLRSWALDQARAFLLQQGLSPTAIFSASPTDPDGEGPSMPPRWRLFAFEHQPLSSNLFFIDYATGKVTPTRVSDDQVARTHPNSAQELSALWILSSDADADRKQFERMGFTGGTRIQIPQISAHGYGVPVGQKRIFFLQPDGPGIAADALRKGGPQVLGISVGVADFDRAKRWIERGYGEELASYRGALGTSFLAPTQGDLGLLIEFHAVSETATER from the coding sequence ATGTTGCGTAATACCGCTGTGCGATCCCTCATTCTATGGTCTGCACTGATATGGATAAGTGGCCTGGGCCAGACTGCAGGCGCGACGCAGCTCTCTGCAGAGACAAGCTCGATCGACCATATCCTGCTGTGGGGACGCGACATCGATCAGGTCACCGCAGTGATCGCGGTCAAGCTCGGGTTCCAGGTAAGGCCGGGGCGTGATCCCGGTGGCGTGGCGAATCGCTATGTTCGGATGTCTGACGGCAGCTATCTCGAACTGGAAGGCATCACGTCGTCGCATCCGGACATGGATCCTGGCATGCGTGCAGATCAGGCTGTATTGCGAGGCGGCTCAGGCTCTCGAACCTTTGGGCTCCGTTCCTGGGCGCTTGATCAGGCCCGAGCGTTCTTACTACAACAAGGCCTCAGTCCGACAGCCATCTTCTCAGCTTCGCCTACGGACCCAGATGGCGAAGGCCCTTCCATGCCTCCCCGTTGGCGTCTTTTCGCTTTCGAACACCAGCCGCTTTCGAGCAATCTGTTCTTCATAGACTACGCAACTGGCAAGGTCACGCCGACTCGCGTTTCGGATGATCAGGTTGCGCGAACGCATCCAAACAGCGCACAAGAATTGTCAGCATTATGGATACTTTCCTCAGACGCCGATGCAGATCGGAAGCAGTTCGAGCGGATGGGATTCACGGGCGGAACTCGTATCCAAATCCCGCAGATATCGGCTCATGGATATGGGGTGCCCGTCGGTCAGAAACGCATCTTTTTCCTGCAGCCGGATGGCCCAGGGATTGCCGCTGACGCGTTGCGCAAGGGTGGCCCTCAAGTTCTGGGAATCAGCGTAGGTGTTGCTGATTTCGACAGGGCAAAAAGATGGATCGAACGCGGATATGGAGAAGAGCTCGCAAGCTACCGTGGGGCGTTAGGTACGTCCTTTCTGGCGCC